The Platichthys flesus chromosome 17, fPlaFle2.1, whole genome shotgun sequence DNA window AACGCACTGGGTTTTTTGGCAGTCTGAGAAATCAAGGCACAATAAAAAACTGACTGCGGATGTCAACACAGGCGAAGACACTGCCTTCTTCAGTATAACGGGAGCTACTAGCTGAAATATCTAATAATGTGATGCACTAATATCAGGGATTCACGAACGAATCCCTGTCCAGTCTGATCTCTGGTTCTCCCATCCCTGTCCAGACAGTGTGACTAGCCAATAAAAAGATCATCTGCTCTTCTGCCAGATGAAAAGTATTAGCTCTAATCTGTGCACTCGCCTCAGCAGGGGCCCAAAATACACAGCCCTCCATTTTTTAATATGGAAAAATGTGCATATGGTGCCATACTCACGATTTATGATAATGAAATCATAACACAGGGTCTGTAATCAACCACAAAAGCAAACCGTGAGCCAGAAAAAGCTCGGGAAATCAGATTAGACCTTGTTTCATGAATCTCGGATTGATGAGTTGCCACCTACATCATCACCACgttttcattatttcagttACACATGGAGAACATCAACAGCCCCAGTCCAAGACTTATAGGATAATGATACTTGTTGTAAAGATAGGAAAGATGCAGGAGGCCAGGAAATTATACTAACCGTTCCAACATGATTGAAACTGATAtcatcatcaatagcaataaaaCTCAAGTATACATCaatcaaaacattaaatatttatataataaaccATATAATTTccactgtatttatatagcacttttcaagtCTTGtagaccactcaaagtgctttaaagttaaagtttcacacacatacatatatagcTTCTAATTGAGCACTTTTTCGATCACACTTAGTGGAACACCtgctcctgagccacagcaacCCAAATGTTAATGTGCAAATACCCCTCCCTAAATCATATAATTCCAAACCTCGTTCTTCATTTGCAGTGTTTAGCGAGTAGTTTGCAAAGGTTTACAAAGCTGAATGAGCTGCAACACAATCCCCTAATTGTTGGGTATGGTTGTCAACCAGAGATTAACTTTAACAATATTGACAATATTGCAGAGGGATTCTAACCTGATAGCCTTTCCCTGGTGTGAGTGAGAATGAGAAGACGCCACTAAACTGCTATATCTGCAAGGTAAATACATTGGACGTAGCtaattagcttagcataaaagCTGGAATCAAGGAAACAGACAACATACGCACACAAAACAGGTTAATTATGGTATTTTCCAAAAATGCttagttttatatttcttatttatttcagCATCAAGATTTCCCTCAgcatttattcttatttaactTAATATTTGTTTGAATACTTTTCAGTTAGCAggtgtattttgttttttgtttagagTTCCATAAAATATTTCCCATCCCTCATCTCTGTTATGTCATTTTCTCATCTGCAAATACCCATGACCATCTTAGTTTTATGACTGGGGCCAAACGCGGACGTCAAAAGGTCATATTATAGTCTTTTTCTATGTGAGCAGCGAGCAGAGCTGCCCTCACATGGCATGCACCGCTCAGCTCTGCACCTTTGTTCTCCCTCCAGGTAGCAGAGAAGGAAAAATTCCCTGAATGCAGAGTCAGGCTTTTGTGCTGCTGACATATGCTCATGTGTGCATCTGCTCATGCATGCCACAAatctgacagaggagaagagagagagagagagagagagagagagagagagagagagagagagagagagagagagagagagagtgaagtgaAGAGAGTGAACCTAATGGCGAGATAACAAAAGATAGATGACAAATAGTGAAGGAGAAAAGTGAAAGCTGGCGAGGGACCGAGCCCGGGAGGTAAGGGGCCAGCGGAGGTATGAATTCCAACAGCCTTTCGAGAATAGAGCATCCCACACACATATGTTCACGATCACTGCACCACacaattaataacaataataatgactGCTGTGACAACTGGAGGATCGAGAGGCAGTGATAGATTGGATGATAATTCTTTGGAATTATTTACTTTGGAGCAGCTGTTGGTAGCAAAAGCAGACAATTTCTAATTAATCCAGTTTGGTGTCAGTCGGCTGATGGAAGacgaaaaagaaaagaagagaagtcACGGAAAGTTGAAAAAGCTGCGATAACACAGTCTCTGACCCGACGAGCTGAGCTCAGCCTCGGAGAAAGGTCAGAATGGCCATCACTCAGAATGACAGATGATTTAGATAGCGTCGGCATTATCTGGTTCACTCACGATTAAAGTAGTTTATAGTAAAGGGAATATGCAGAGGGAGATAAAACCATGAGACAAACCATGAGACAAAATCTGAAAGCCTGCCTGACGTGTTTCAACAGCAAAAACAGctcctcagatcagggactgtacttcagctgcagcacatttgTTTGAAAACTCTAGGCTTTTaaaatgcactttaaaatgagaTGCACGAGGCAGTAAACCTGatcaaaaagaaagacaatgaAGCAGGGCACCGCATTCCTGTTTTGATTTCCTCTCAGAGAAATGAAGTTGGATGggctgcagcggggggggggggggggggggggggtaaatagGTGGAAAAAGACTTCAAAGTCTCCTGAAGCCAAATACAGACTATGGATGTGTCCTTTTCATTACGTTGGCAAATACCTGAACACAGACCAAGGAATGATTGTTTCTGCATGCTGATGCTCAACACAGAGAGTTATCGGTTTGGGAGGAGGTGATGCCTGACTGCGTCTCGACACGTCACATGTCTGGGtgaacacgtacacacagagcagaaagTACAAAGATAGACGTTTTCCTGGCTTGGGCCTTAgctaataaatattttaaaacaaagatcCATCCCACAAACTGATGAGTATTGTGATGAAATGTTGTTTATAAAAATTTTCTATTAAAATGCATGTTTCAGCTTGTGTCCTCCTACCATCCAAAGGGTAATTAGAGGCTCTAAATGAACCATTCCTGTGGATCTGAGTGTGAATGGGTGTTGGCCCTGAAATACACTCCACCGGATGAGATGTCATCTGGGGGCAGATGTGGTTTAGGGTCAACAACCAGAAGGTCCTAGGGCAAGATAGTGAACACCAACAGTGTGTGATATAAGAAGTGCAGCATACAGGTagcgctgtatgaatgtgcgtgtgaatgGGTGACTGTGGATTGTACAATAGGCTGTTTGAGTGTTGATAAAACTATAGAAAAGTAAAACTATTGAATCCAATATGAGTATCCACAGCTATTGTTTATTGGAAAATCAAAAGCAGCAAGACTCAAGCATGCTCTGATTGGCCTTCACACGTTCATTCATAAGATCCACATCTGcacatgttaacacacacagagttacaGTCATCATGGAGGTTCACTGTAAGACGGACTCTCTCAAATGATATACGGATTATCTATAAATCTATAAAAGTTAATGGTGCACAAGTGTTGCATTGAGTTGTACTTCTGTGATGGCTACATCTGTGCATGCACTCACAccctatcacacacacacaaacacacacgcattcgTCACAAAATACTGTTTGCACTCATTTCCTGCTTTCGTGCCTTCTTCATCTGTATCCCCCCTGGTCCATCCCATCCGTATTCCCCTGGTCCATCCCATCCGTACACCCGtggtccatccatccatatccCCCCTGGTCCATCCCATCCGTATTCCCCTGGTCCATCCCATCCGTACACCCGtggtccatccatccatatccCCCTTGGTCCATCCCATTCCTTTTCCCTTGTTCCAGCCCATCTGTATCCCCCTGGTCCATCCCATCGGTATCCCCCCCTGGTCCATCCCATCTGTATCCCCCCTGGTCCATCCCATCCATATCCCCTGGTCCATCCCATCCGTACCCCCCTGGTCCATCCCATCTGTATCCCTCCCTGGTCCATCCCATCCATATCCCCCTGGTCCATCCCATCCATATCCCCCTGGTCCATCCCATTCATATCCCCCTTGGTCCATCTCATCCGTATCCCCCTGGTCCATCCAATCTGTATCCCCCTGGTCAATCCCTTCCGTATCCCCTGGTCCATCCCATCTGTATCCCCTTGTTCCAGCCCATCTGTATCCCCCATGTTCTATCCCATCTGTATCCCCCCCCTGGTCCATCCCATCCGTATCCCCCTGGTCCATCCCATCCGTACCCCCCCGGTTCATCCCATTCGTATCCCCCTGGTCCATGACACCCACAGTATCTATTATTGTGTTGACAGCAGCAGGTACCGTTTGATATCACGTCTTCTCTGGTGTCCGCTCTGCCTTGACCTGTAGTTCAGAGCTGATTGAGACGTGCACAGGGTCAGTAAGGGGAAAACAGCACCGATGTGTGAGTTCGACAGATGGGTCCAGGGGCATGATGCAGAAGAGCCTGGGAGAGAGGCTGACTCTGAAACAGGGCGGGGCTGGAGTTTGAGGTGGGCCGGAGGGGGAAGGAGGCCAGTGTTGCCATGGCGGCTGCAGTAGCGACAGAAAGTTGATGCTGTAGAAGAGTCGAGGCCAGAGGTTTGGTCAGGTCTTGTTTCTTCTGCAGAGCCAGTCGAATctgtggaggaagtggacaAACAGGCTGCAATCTCGAATTTGAAAGTGAACAGTAGGATTCCAGAGAAGGACAAGAAGATAACGTCTACTTCAAGAATAGAGTACAAGCAGAAGTAAAACATTTCAGACGGGAGATTCTTCAACCCCTATCACAACTCTGACATTGGCAGTGGGGAGTTGAGCTTCCTGGAAAAGGCTCTGGGGAATCGGCTCttatacacaaacactgatgaggAGGGGAAATAAACCAAGCAGCAGCCGCAAACTCACCGCCTGGAAACTCTGGTGTCGCTGGGCGGGAGTGTAGGGGCTGAACTTGGGCTTGGCCGGTTTACCTGCAGCTCTATCCttgtgtctcctgctgctgatgtgctggagagggggggagacgCAGAGTCAGAGAAAACGCTGCAATAAATAAACCCAGGGATGTAGGCAGCAGCAAGGTATGGAACAACGCAGAAAAAGAAAGCGGAGGTCACTTTTGTTTAGAAATTTGAATAATCAGCGAAGAGGAAAATTAAGGGAGGCCTAATCAAAGTTCCTATGTAGACGATTCAGGCAGAATGTGGACAATTTGTTGCCGCTGACTTTAAGGTTGAAAATATTCATGGGAGTTGGGTCCGGAAATTTGAAAAGCACAAGCAGATGGCTTCAGCCAGCGCGGCACACAATCAACGGTGAACGGCTAAATATTCATGAGCACCTGGCCAAAGATAACGTTTATCCTCATATCCTCAGATATGAGGACCAACACTTTGCATTCATATCGCCAACAGATGCTAATGCTATCATCACATTCAAACTAAGCTGGGTATCTTTGCGCTCTATGATGAGGAATCTGTGGGTTTCACTTTTCGGGGAGGCGTGACAGGTGTGAGATGTTCACCCTGTGATTTGGAATAAATATGCATGGTCCTGCTGGTGGATCTGCTCATGCATTTGACTGCCTCGACTCTGTGAATGGTTAGTCATTGTGACAGTTAACCTTTTCATAGCTTCACATGCACAAGAGGCGCCAACCAGTGAGTGTGATGGGCCAGTTGCTTGTGTCACCTGCCCAGTGTTCAGCTGACAACTAAAGTTAGTGAGTTAATCGTGTTCTTTGTTGTATTAACcttatagactgtatatgaacaTGGATGATGCGTCTTCACCCATGATCGGAGGATGGAGGCCCGATATTGAGGACATGTCATGTATGTGCTGGACCAATCGTGAGACAGTCACAAGCTAAGAATCGACATccactattgtttttttatctagtccatgtcccatctgctaacttGGGGAAGGCAGGTTTGGCATATTGCAGCCAGCGACTAAGGAACAATCTAGATGATTTGTTTCCACGTCTGTGAAGcaatcatgtcatccatctttatgtacagtcaaTGACTATGCACAGAGActaggaggaaaaaaagatcaGACGAGAACTTAactagaagaagaagaatgttaTCTGTCTCGAGCTTTACGAACACAATCTGCATCAAATACGTTTTCATCAAGACAAAACAAGCAAGATTAAAGACATTTACTCAAACGTGTAGCCCGTCCATCATTCCATAATGGGCATAGAAATCATAAAACAGACGGTCTTCAATCACAGCTAAACTAAATATCAAAGGCTTTCCGGCTGAGGGGGGATATTAAACCTGTCTGTTTTTATAGCTAATGGTAAATGTAGGAGAGTGGATCTTTGCACACATAAGGCTCCAAATTTACAGCTTGTAACTTAGGTTTGTACCAAACATCAACAGACCATCTTTTCTTATGAATAAGTAACATTGTGTGCAAGTAAAAAAAAGACTCCAAGAATGTTCTTGCAAAGGCTTTCTAAAGAGCAACTGTTATATTCAGGCATATTCACATCTGTTCCAATGCTGAATTATCTCAAATGCATGTCTGACTTTTGATGATTCCTTTCACATAGACTGAGGACCCACTGACTTAACTTAGTATCGTTGTTTTCTACAACCACAGTAAGAAACTTTCATCTCTGTATGAATCACTGTGACAAGTAACCGACCTAAGCTCAGTTTTTCACTTGGCATTTTCATCAATGAACCTGTTTGAGCTGAGTCTCGGAGTTGACATGCACACCGCAGATCTCACAGTGGAAAGTTTTGTTCTGGAGTCCGGTCAACGACTCCGGCGGCGGGGCCCACTTGGCTTTCACCCCCGTCCTGGGAAAGGACTTGATGGCTCCGTAGCCACTTCGAGCCTCGAGCATGGTCTTGTGCTTAGTGCCTGCAGGAGATACAAAGTGGTTTCAGCATCAGGATCAAAGACTGTGCGTGCAGGGTAAACCTGACAACTGCAATGAGAGTCTCACCGCAGTTGTGGGCCTGCAGCTGCGATGCGGAGTTGACAGCCACCTTGCAGAGGGAGCAGTAGAGGAGACGAATAGCTTTCTCTtcttccgtctcctcctctgggGCCACCTCCGCATCCCCAACTCCTTGCGCCTCTTTCTCTGCCGTCCTCGGGCTGGGTGACAGCGAGGATTCGGACGGCGGTTTCACAGTTTCAGGGGAGCCACCGCTCGGTGGCACAGCCTCGGAAGCCGGGTTCGGGGCTTGAGGTTCTGAAGGGTACATTGAGAAGTGTGAGAAGCAAACAGAAAGAGCCAGGGAGAGGGAGTGCGGACAAATATGTTGGACTCTGTAGTTTGTATttcctcagagacagagacaaaaactCACCGGGCCACAAGTGATTAGAAGCTCTATCAACTCCTCTAATCACACTGGTAATCAATGATTTCCCGTAGGATCTCTCTTCCAGCAAACAAACGCACAGTTTTGTGTAGAAATGCTTTGGCTCTATTATCTATTTTCTAAGCGGTTCCCTGGAGGAGCCTGTGCTGATTTAAGGATTCAGGCTTTGCTAATAACAATGATTAGCTCTGCCTGGCTGagtaagtgtctgtgtgttcccaTTGATTCATCACTCTGAGGGGCCGAGCAGGCTGTTTGCTGAAGTAATCCTCAGAGGCCTCCCCTGCCATCTCCTCCACTTGCCCTGAACTAACTCCCAACTGCAAATGATCCCTCGTTCTTTCCCTCACCAAATCAAACTCTCATATCAGCGCTGTCACATGCAATTCTTCctatctttttttcatttatttcgcTCTTGAGCTTGCAGCCAAATGTATTATTTCCATTCCttaacacccacacacatgcaaaagtAGCATATCAGTTCTGGCGCATGTATACACACTCATGCTGGCGCTTTCATATTTATGCTGACATATTTCCaggcgcgcacacacgcacacacacacacacacactcacacacacacacacacacacacacacactgcacagctTCCCACAGATCATGCATTCAAAGCATTTGCAGTGTGTTTTTGATCACAGGAGGCTACTGAATGAGGAGGGTAAATGTAGATatgaagaaggagcagaggataATGCTCAACCTTTAATCTCATCACTGCGAAACCCCAAGCAGCGGGGGGGCTATCACATCAAAGAGTTAAAAGTCATGAGTGGGAAAAGGAGATTTGAGCTTTGCATTCAAATATCTATCGTTGTCACATATTTAACgtctgcatacacacacactcgtgcagtgtgtgtgtgtgtgtgtgtgtgtgtgtgtgtgtgtgcgtgtgccgtcagagacacacacctccCGATGTCGTGTCAGAGCTGGAGGGCTGCAAGCAGGGCAATGGGAGGATTTGCGATGTGGTTTCCTTGGCGACTGGTTCAGAGGTCCTGATCTTTAAATCTGGGGCGTCAAGAGCTTTCAGCCTTTTCGCGTGTTTGGTGCCGCTGTAATGGGAAGACGCCTGCACCTGTGCACAACAGCAGGCAAGAGGGAATGAActaactgcaaacacacaattatttaCTCATGTAaacttgatgtttttaatgcacAAACTTAAACGGAGCAACAAGTAAATACAGGTTTATAATGTTCCTGACGAAAGTGCAGGGGATACGTTTTTTCATGTACTCCTCCTAATAACGATGTCTGTGTAACACTGTCCCAGACTTTCTTGTTTAAAATCGATTATGAATCGTTTAGCATTTCACACAATCCCAAAAATAACCCTATGCACAGGTCAAACATTAGAGTTGTGAACATTTCACCCGGTGAGTGAATAAACTAGGCAGCTCTAAAACCTCAGAACCAGCATGACAGGACAGGCCTCCTCAGCTCTCATGCcaaagggtgtgtgtgagaatgtgattagcacagacagaaaaacaattcaaagtGTTTCTTTAGTGCACCGCCCACCTCAGAGTTGAACTTCAGTCGACAGACTCCACAGGAGCTGGTCTTCCTCTTCAGGTGCGAGGTGAGCCCAAAGCCGGGGCCCATCAGAGCTTTATGGACGTGATCCATCTGCAACGAAGGAGAAGCGGGACGTCACAGACTGGATCAGGATTGGGAAGACAACAATGACTAGTGAAAGTGATCgatgtaatggaatatttaatacatttcacagcaatgacaattatcaattctggtaATTATCAATACTTGCTTGTACCACTGAAAGATCCGAGCAAGCGCACATGAACAATCACATTGCTTTTATACAAGTAAGACCCCTCCTCACAGAGATGCAGAATGTTCATCCAATCAGATCTCTGCTTTGTTGTAATCAGGCTTACATTTGGTCACCTTCAATTTGAATGAGGACCCCGTTGATGTGTTCAGAGAAGCACCGCAATATTTCTCAGTGGAATGAGGGAGTAGTTCTGGCAGTCAGTCAgacatgaacacaacaacaaacacacagctggtgTGATACATGTAtacacatgtgcacagacacacagcaacatTTTAACATCCAATAAGGAGTTCTTCAGTGTGGGGGCCCTAGGCAAAAGGGACCTGGGGGCCCTAGATCAAACCAAACCGACCAAACCCCAAAAACTGCATAATTCTAATCTTCAAACAACAGATTGCTTACTGTGCTCAGCATAAATAAAAGAAGTGATGTTTAAGTGCAACCCCCCCACCATAACAGgtaaatcatacacacacattaagttGCTTGAGTCTTCAACCAACCCTCTAAAATTATGAAGCTGAGAGTTAGTGGCATGGAACCTCATTAGGGGGTTTCCAACTATGGTGTCATAACAGGCTTTCGTAAATATCTGACCCTACAACTTAAGGGGGTTGTCAAAACATTGTCATTGCTATGGACTAATCTAATCAGCCGTTCTCAAGGCCCCCCTCTCAGCACGGGGTCACCCGGCCAATTGGTCAGAACCACTTTGTTATTGTGCAAGCTTTGAGTAGCCTGATGctccaaaacaaaaatcaacatGTTAACTCGCATAATACAGATTTCCATGGACAGCAGGGAAGTAGATGATGACATGTATGTTATTTGAAAATGTCTAAAACTGTCCTGATCGGCGTttttctgcatttaaaaaaacatcatgattggAATCCAGTCAGACCACAGCGAAGCAAACTTGACCACATCCTCTGCTCTCCATAGTGGACGAAACACTAACTTTTAACGGCCATCTTTAAagtctgcaggggggggggggggggggtgtttacgCGCCCAGCCTTGTTCCAGGAAGATTCCACGAAACCAACCCTACAGAGCTTTACAATcacgtgttgtgttgtggtgtgtttTGATTATATTACAGATCTTTCACCTGCAGAGTAGGTTACTTTAAGATGCGTTACAGAACGTAaggatattaaatatatataagtagCCACAGCTGGAGAGGAACATCTGTGAATATCTGTGTTGTTATTGGTCAACTGCTCGTGTCTGTAGAGCTGAAGATAAATtctttgcttttaaaagtaaaacatgtaaCAGAATCTCTATcgctcttcttctctcagtgtgtgtgtgtgtgtgtatgtgtatgtgtgtctgtgtgtgtctgtgtgtgtgcagtacaCACACTTGCTCATTTTCTCTGATCATCACTCCAGCTGCTCTGGAATGATTCTCAGCAGTCATTGGTCTCTTATCTCCGTCTGCTTCCTTGCAGCTATTTGTGTATATAAcgaacaaatgtgaaaaaaaaactgtttcgaGCTAAATGTGTAGAATacaaattatgaaataataaaaataaatctaaaaacaacatttgtagCGACCATGACCCGTGAATAAAGAGTGAAGCGTTTATTAGACGGTATTTATGATGTTGTTAGCGTAGCTTTAAGTCTCTCCGGACGAGCGTGAGCATTTTAAGTAAAAGCCACTCGTCTCAGTCCCTTCCTCCCTCATCAGCCCCAAGGCTCCTGTATCACCATCTGACCTTCCATCACACATTCCTGACTTCAAACTCTCCATCTGCTCCCCTCTAAACCCTGTGCCGCTCCCTCTGTCTCCGTGTGATCAAAGTCATCCCCCTGCCTCCCTGTAGGCTCACCCTCCTACCCCCCACTCCCACTCCACACTCTGGGATGGAGCAGCACCTGTGGCAAAGTCATTTTggccctttttgttttttacgcAGGCCATTCTGTCTTTCCTCTCTAGGCATATCACCTGTAAAAACAAACCCACCTCTATCGATGTGCTCTCTGCTTATTGTCACATTAAAGCTATCAAGCTTCTTTCCTGTGGAATCGTCTCCCAGTTAGagttcaggaggcagacacTCTCTCTGCGTATAAGAGTTGGCTTAAAACCATCCATTTTGATGAagttagttatgctgctataggcctAGATTATCTGGGgccacatgacacacggagcttctctttcgtCCTATACCTCTTTAACACATTAATGTCTCATCTAAACATGTTACAgacttgacttcttccccgGAGTCCTTGTGTTTTATCGTTTGCTGATCTGGGATTTCTGTTGTGGCCATATGGTGGATCGTGATGTTGGCTCGTAGATTGTCATCGTGGATCATAGATCATGGCAGTGGATCGCCAATGAGAGATTGTGATAGTGGATCGTGatggtggtggcagctgatcgtggactatgaTACAACAAGATTGCTTTAAAAAGTATATATCTAATCTAAGCCGGAGTGGAGTCATAATAAAAGCAGtggattgagtgtgtgtgtatgatacAGTAAATGAAGGCGTGGCCTCTACCACACTCCTCCATTTACGATGGGCTCGTTCCCTCTACAAACCTCCTCACACGTAGCCTGTCAGACACTCTGCTCCTTGCAGAGGGTTATGACTGAAACATATGGCAGAGTGAAGTAAAACAGACTTTTTCCTGGAGCACAGTCAAGAGCTCCAACAGTAATAATGATGAATGTTCCTGGATTTACACTATGCACCAGCGTAACAGTTACACGTGACTGGATGACGACAAGCCTCTCAAAATCGGTCTGGTTGTGATGAATGAGCTGCTGCTTTTGGTTCtttgtcatttaaatttgtgttcGCCTTGAAACAGACACGTTTtatgtttcacacacacactgtgaaactAAAAGGGCAAACAaccacagacatgcacacaacGTTGTAACTATGACAACCCACATTCGGGCACCAAACAAACAATTGTGCAGCGCTGCAAAAAGGCCAACAGTGCATCTGCATTTACAGGAGGATTTAggcttacacacaaacacacacacacacacacacacacacacacacacacacacacacacatacactttcttcaaatttggtcaGATTTGTTCAGGTGAACTAAAGAATGACCTGATATGAATTCTGGTGTTcaaaggccaaaggtcaaggtcactgtgtcACCATATGTTTTCTTTAGCATGCCTGGAGCGAAGAAATTCAAATTCCACTGACACATGGgttaactgattagatttgtggggtcaaaggtcaaggtcacagtggcctcgcACAACATGGCCTTGGCCTGTGCGACACGACAACAGGTCTGCCttaagggaatttcttcaaatgttgACCAGTTGTCCTCAAATCAAATAGATGCACCTAGActctggttggtggaggcataccACTGTGATGAATCTACCTGCTACAATCCAGTTAGAGAAGCGAGGGGCTCCTATGTGAGCGGCCACAGCGACACCTCCTTGGTAGTAGTTATAAATAGGTGAGAGGGGATGTGACTCAACAGTGTGATGTGAGGCCAACACTCTGTGCTAAGTTAAAAGTGAGGGAGCTTCTCTGACTGGAGTGTGAATTGCGTCCACCAGGAGGAAGTGAACAGTGAAAGTTTGTTATTGTCTTCTATTGTTATGTCTATTTGTGGTGTCAGGCAGAGCGGAGGGCCAGGAACTAAATGCTTCAAAAGCAAAGTGtaaaatacacagagagagagagagagagagagagagagagagagagagagagagggagggcagaTGTGGAGAAGGTGGAAAGGACACTGAGACCGATGTCTGATGTCTCCTGGGGTTTGACATAAGGAGGAGAAAACGCacacaaaaaatacttttactaCACTAACTACTTTTTAGACCAACAACATGGTCGATATGTACACACAATCTCCCTCCTTCAAACCCTCAATTTGTCTCTGTGTATCTCTTCTAAGAGCACTCCAGAGATTAGGGAGCAAAGTAAAGGgagg harbors:
- the LOC133971964 gene encoding zinc finger protein 385D-like yields the protein MFFGNVCHSVSPPLARPTLCRTQPSPDPKPLLPFHLLPGFLDMDHVHKALMGPGFGLTSHLKRKTSSCGVCRLKFNSEVQASSHYSGTKHAKRLKALDAPDLKIRTSEPVAKETTSQILPLPCLQPSSSDTTSGEPQAPNPASEAVPPSGGSPETVKPPSESSLSPSPRTAEKEAQGVGDAEVAPEEETEEEKAIRLLYCSLCKVAVNSASQLQAHNCGTKHKTMLEARSGYGAIKSFPRTGVKAKWAPPPESLTGLQNKTFHCEICGVHVNSETQLKQHISSRRHKDRAAGKPAKPKFSPYTPAQRHQSFQAIRLALQKKQDLTKPLASTLLQHQLSVATAAAMATLASFPLRPTSNSSPALFQSQPLSQALLHHAPGPICRTHTSVLFSPY